A section of the Leptotrichia sp. HSP-342 genome encodes:
- the wecB gene encoding non-hydrolyzing UDP-N-acetylglucosamine 2-epimerase, protein MLKIMFVFGTRPEAIKMAPLVLESLKQKDKFKVKVVITGQHKEMLDEVLKIFKIVPDYDLKIMKKEQTIIDISISILEKMDKIIKKEKPEIIFVHGDTSTALNTAMVSFYNKIKVAHIEAGLRSYNMYSPFPEEMNRKLISSLTTYHFAPTENNKQNLLKENIKENVFVTGNTVIDALFSVIKENYVFESEILNNIDFKNKNIILLTCHRRENLGERMKDIFESLLEIIHQNKDIEIIFPMHKNPKIREIVNKVIGCQKQIHLIEPLGYVSFVNLMKKVKLILTDSGGIQEEAPALGKPVFVLRTETERSEALEAGTIKLIGVKKNNIINEVEEILKDKKKYNLMSQAKNPYGVGDSSKKILKIIDKIKER, encoded by the coding sequence ATGTTAAAGATAATGTTTGTATTTGGTACTAGACCAGAAGCGATAAAAATGGCTCCTTTGGTATTAGAATCATTAAAGCAAAAAGATAAATTTAAGGTTAAAGTTGTTATAACAGGTCAGCATAAAGAAATGTTAGATGAAGTATTAAAAATATTTAAAATTGTTCCAGATTATGATTTAAAAATAATGAAAAAAGAACAAACTATAATTGATATTTCGATATCTATCTTAGAAAAAATGGATAAAATTATAAAAAAAGAAAAACCAGAAATAATTTTTGTACATGGAGATACTTCTACAGCTTTGAATACAGCAATGGTTTCTTTTTATAACAAAATTAAAGTTGCTCATATTGAAGCAGGTTTAAGAAGTTATAATATGTATTCTCCATTTCCAGAAGAAATGAATAGAAAATTAATAAGTTCTTTAACAACTTATCATTTTGCTCCAACAGAAAATAATAAACAGAATTTATTAAAAGAAAATATAAAAGAAAATGTTTTTGTTACAGGAAATACAGTAATAGATGCTTTATTTAGTGTTATTAAAGAAAATTACGTGTTTGAAAGTGAAATTTTGAATAATATAGATTTTAAAAATAAGAATATAATTTTGTTAACTTGTCATAGAAGAGAAAATTTAGGAGAGAGAATGAAAGATATTTTTGAATCATTATTAGAAATAATACATCAAAATAAAGATATAGAAATAATTTTTCCGATGCACAAAAATCCTAAAATAAGAGAAATTGTAAATAAAGTTATAGGTTGTCAAAAACAGATTCATTTAATAGAACCTTTAGGATATGTATCATTTGTAAATTTGATGAAAAAAGTTAAATTAATATTGACAGATAGTGGAGGAATACAAGAAGAAGCACCAGCTCTTGGAAAACCTGTTTTTGTACTAAGAACTGAAACTGAAAGGTCAGAAGCTTTAGAAGCAGGTACTATAAAATTAATTGGGGTTAAAAAAAATAATATAATTAATGAAGTGGAAGAAATATTAAAAGATAAAAAAAAGTATAATCTGATGAGTCAGGCAAAAAATCCTTATGGAGTTGGAGATTCAAGTAAAAAAATTTTGAAAATAATTGATAAAATAAAAGAAAGGTAG